The Stieleria maiorica genome includes the window CGCGATTGATGCGTTGCGACAATCGGAAATGGACGTCGGGGAACGCATCCGATTGCCCCTGGGCGACGCGACGCGTTGGGTCGTCGTGGAGGCGGTGGACGGGGCGCCGATAGGACGTCAGTATCAGGCAACGCTGTACCGCAACGACCGGCCGGGAGTATCCATTCGGCGAGCAGTGGAGAACGATCTGTGACGGTTAATCTTGAAATGAGTTGTTCGCAAACACGATCCCATTCACCCTTTCAACCCTCCGTGCATCCAATGTCTTCCATCCGTCGTGCATTCACCTTGGTCGAGCTGTTGGTTGTCATCGCGATCATCGGAATCCTGGTCGGGTTGGCCGCGCCGGCATTGCAAGCGATGCGAGAATCGTCGCGGCGGGCGATTTGTCAATCACGGCTGACACCGATCGGCATGGCGATGCAAAGTTATCACGATCGTTGGCAGCATTTCCCGGTCGGTACGGTGGCGGATTCAGGTCCGGTTGTCAGTGAAGCGGAGGGGGACCACCACAACTGGATCGGGCGGTTGTTGGACTTGCTGGACCAGCCGGTGATCGCGTCGCAGATCGATCGGTCGGTCAGCATTTACGCGACCGCCAACGAACCGGTCTTGCAACTCGCCTACCCCGGGGTCAAATGCCCTTCGGCCGGTCATTTTCCGGCCAACGCCAGCAGCTATGTCGGACTGCATCATCCGAGCGAAAAGGCGATCGATGAAACCGACCACGGTGTGTTCGTGTTGAATCTGCAGATCAGCCGCGACGACGTCCCAGATGGCCTGTCCAACACGGCGTTCGTTTCAGAAAAGTTGATTTCCGTCGATGACCTCGGGTGGCTCAGTGGGACACGTGCGACGCTGCGAAACGTCGGTGGCGGGATCGAGACGTCGGAGGATCTGTTCGGCGAGTTGCCCCCAATGGCGGTCGGATCCATCGGCAGCCGACACCCCGCCGGCGTGCATGTACTGTTTGGTTCCGGCGAAATCCGCTTCCAGTCGGATCAAACTGACCATCGCGTCTTAGAACAGATGGTCGATCGCCGTGACGGCGGGCTTCCGATGCAGTTTCAAACGTTGGACCAACAGCGCCGCGCGAGCGCTCAATGAACAGGTCGCAGGGGGTGGGCTGGTGTCCAGGCTTTAGCCGCATCTGCGTCGCTGCGTTGCAGCGACGGGGGATCGCCTAAAGGCTAGACACCAACGTAGGACATCTCTTCCGGGTTGTCCTCGCGGTCAGCCCACGGACGAACCCGTCGGGTTCAAGCGACGGCCCGGAAGGGACCGTCGTACCATTTGGAATTGCCCCGATTCTGTTTCAGGCTCCTTCGCCGGACAGGATTCGGCTGATGTCGACGCCTTTCTTACGCAGCGTTTGTGCGATTTCCGCTGTCGCGTCTGTTGCTTCCTCCTTCAAAGCCGGAATCCGCTTTGCCTGGATCGCCAACTTCAACGCTGCGACGCTGGGGTGCAGTTTCAAGACATCCAGGACCAACTTTTGCTCATCAATGCGACTTGCTTGATCGAGTGCCCGTTGGCACATTTCCACCCGATCTCGTTCCGGCATGTTGAACTTACGCGCCAAACCGATGTAACCTCGCAGTGCGCGAACCTGGTACTTTTCCTCCGGCGCCGTCTTGGCCAGATCGATCAGCACCGGAGCGGCGTCGAGATTATTCCATTTGCCCAACAAGCGACTTCCGGCGTCCTGCAACTCTGCGTCGTCGCTCTTCGCCGACATCGCAAGCGTTTGCAGGGCCGTTGTGCCACCGACCTCGCTAAGGGTTTCCAGCAGCCAGGTTTTGGTCGTTGCCGGCGCCTGTTGCATTGCAACAGCGAGTTTGGCTGCGCAGGCGTCGCGATCGGGCATCCGCACACTCGCGGATTTGAGAGCTTGTTGAGCGGTCGCAACATCTTCGGGACGACTGGGGGCAAGGACCTGAGTGATCAGCAGGTCCAGCTTTTCGAGCGAGACGGTTTCGCCGAGTGCGATCAATGCCGCACTACGGACGGCGGGATCGGAATGCTGGAGCGCGTTGACCAAATCCGGCACGGCATCGATCCGTCGGCGGCCGACCAGTTCGATCAACAGGGGATAGCGGTTGCCTTCGGCTTCCGGCAACAGTGCGACAAGCCGGGCGTTAACGCCGTCACTGGGAATCTCCGCAAGCGTGTCTTTCGCGGTCTGCGATAGTTCCGCATCTTGTCCGGACGCGATGTCCAACAGCACTGGTAACGAAGAGACATCACCGACACGCTTCAGTGCGTCGATCGCGGACAATCGAATGTGTTTGTCACCGGATCGAGCGGCCTGTACCACTGCCTCCAAAACAACGGTTTGCGGTCGATCGGCCATCGCCTGGACGATCAAGGCGGCCCGAGACGGCGCGGCGCGGGTGAGTTCGTCGGCCAAGGCCAAGTCGACTTCGCCGCCGGGGAATTCCCGCGCGGTCGACAACGCCAATTGAAACAGTTTCTTGTCGTTGGAGCGAAACGTTTCCAACAGCAACGGGATGCCATCTTGATCACGCGACAGAATCGCCCCGCGTGTGGCTTCGACGATTCGTTGCAGGGGCAGATCGGCGCTGCGAATTTCATCGAAAATCTCGGTCGCCGCCCCCGACTTATCCTCTGCTTGCAATCGTTCGGCGCACAACAGGTAGCCTTCGGCCACCGCGTTCCGTGTCGTGCCGGAGGTCGAGACCAACGATTGTTGAAGCGATTTCGTTGCGGCATCGTTTCCGATGCGTCCCAGCGCGACTGCGGCGGCCGAGGCGACTTCGGAATCGCTGTCCTGTAATCGAGCGGCCAGCGCCCCGACGGCGGCGGCATCGCGGCGAACACCGATCGAGTTGATCACGCCGACAAGCAACCGGCCATCGAGTGATTGCGTGGCCTGTCGCAGCGCTTCGTCCGCTTCTTGGCCCGGAATCACTTCCAGAGCGATCCTGGCCCAAGAGGACAAGCGTGGATTTGAAAGCAGCTTGGCCAATTCGCCGACGGCCGCAGGGGATCCTTCGATCGCAAGCTTTTTGCACACCACGGCTTTCTCAGCCTCCGGTGCGTCCGAACGAAGGACCGCGATCAGGTCGGATTCCGATTCGGCGGCGACGCTGCGTACAGGGGGGAGCGTCATGGTGGCGAGGATGACAGACGCCAACAGGAAACATGCCAGAGGGGGACGATAGGTGAGATGGTTTTGCATGGGAAACAGCCAGGAGGTTGGACGGGATGTGAACGGGAAGGGCGCAGGCTGGGGGGCCCGAGTCACAAAGGAATCACAGACGCCACGGCTCTCGTAGAGCTTCCGAGCGCATCCGGTTGGCTTGATCATCATTGACAAACAGGTGCGTCTGGTTGTCGTAGTTGACTTGGCGGTCCAGGTACAACGCGATATTTGCCGCGTGGCAGGCGATGTGGGCGTTGCAGGCCGCATCGGCATTTCCCTTCGGTTGCCGCCTCGTTTTGACACAATCCAAAAAATCGCGAACATGGAAGGTCGCCGGGTAGCCACCGATTTCAGCAACGTCGCGTCCGGCCAACAATTCTGGCGAGCTGAGCACCATCTTGCCGCTGTCGCCGGCTTCCACCCAACCCGATTCGCCTTCGAACCGAACCGGGCACGAGCCGAGGGGAATCCAACCTTTTTCGCGGAAGATCAATTCGGTACCGTTTTCATAGCGTGCGACCAGCTCGCCGTCTTTGGGCGGGTCGTATTGAACCGGCGGCGGGCAATCCCCCACGGCCCATTGGCAAAGGTCCACGCAGTGCGATCCCCATTCCAGCACGCCACCGCCGGAGAATGCACCGACAAACCCGCCACCTTTTTCGAAGTTGAAACCGTCCAACAGCTTGGGATTGAAGGGACGCCATGCGGCCGGTCCCAAGTACATGTCCCAGTCGACGATCTCCGGATCGGGTTCGGGTTCCGGCCCCAACCACTCGCTCATCAACGCTCGCATGCCCATCGGATGAGCATAGACCTTAGTCAGCTTGCCGAGTTTTCCGGTCCGAGCCAATTCGCAGGCGAACGCGAAGTGGGGCAGGTTTCGGCGTTGCGTCCCTGCTTGGAACACACGGGCGGTGCGTCGCATCGTTTCGGCCAGGATCAAACTTTGCGCGATGTTCTTGGTGACAGGTTTTTCGCAGTACATGTCCTTGCCGGCTTTGGCAGCCATCATCGCTGCGGTCGCGTGCCAGTTGGGACCGGTCGCGATCAGCACCGCATCGATATCACTGCGATCGAGCAATTCACGAAAGTCGCGGTGGGTGCCGCAGTTCTGGTTGCCGTAGTGATCGTCGACGATCTTTTTCACTTCGTCGCGGCGTTTTTGCTTGATGTCACAGACCGCAATGAACTGAACGTCTTTCTGCGGCAGGAAACAACTCAGGTCGTAACCGCCGCGACGTCCGATCCCAATGCCGCCCATGACTACGCGTTCACTGGGCGGAACGGCACCGTCCAACCCGAGGGCTGAACCGGGAATGATGGTCGGCGCCGCGATGGCAGCACCGGCGCCGGCGACAGCGGTTTTCAAGAAACGCCGGCGTGGCGCCTTTGCGGGGGAAGGAATTGTTGGACGCGTCATAACCTACCTACCTGAATGTATGGGGGCCCCGGATCACAGAGACAACTCGTCACGCGGAAATATGATTTCCCGTGTCGTTAGGATATCCGTGTTGGATCGGGCATTCTACGGACGGAAGCGATTTGTCATCGCAAACACAATGCTTTTTCCGATCGGACCCCGGGACCGTGCGGTGGTCGCGCGCGACCACGTGCACTATCGCGCAGCGAGACGATTTAGAACGGTAACGTTTTGAGAAAACGTTGTCCGAAGCGGGCGTAGTCTTGCCCATCGACGTCCCCGTCACCATCGCTATCCAGATCGGGATTATATCCCGCGGTACCTTCAGACTTCAAAAACGACAAACCGAAGCGGCCATAGTCCTGGCCATCGACATCACGGTCCCCATCGGTGTCTCCGAAGAACGCGAAGAACCGGTCGGTCGCGGCGGCGCCAAAGACAAAATCGCCGCCTTGCCTTCCATCGTCGTTTCCGTCCAGCGTGACAGAGGTGCCGGCCCGTCGCACTTTGGACGGATCGATGGTCAATTGATAGTTTCCGTCGACAAGTGCGGCCGAATTGCCGCGTGTCAAATCGCCGCTGAAGCGAAGCGACGCGACGGAGTTGCCCTGGGAATCGCTGGCGAGCGAGAAGGATGTTGTGACGATTTCGCCATCGCCATCGCGCCGACGCAATTCGAAGGCATCCGAATCGATGTCCACCTGTCCTTCAAACACAACGTCAACGGTCGTGATCTGAGATCGTTGGTTGCTATTGCCGGCATGGGCAGGTGCGACGGCGGAGACTTGCGCCAGATCCACTAGCACCAAACGCAGTTGAGTCGCCTGCCGGTTCAGGTCCCAGTCCGTCCCGACAGCCGGTGCCGGAAGATTTTGGTTTTCAAACGAACCGTTCAATGTCGGCGCGGTGACTAATACGGTGGAGTCACCGACCTCCGGGGACACGCCGGGACGAGGTTGGACGATCAAGGTCCCGGCGAGCGTGATCGGACCGGACGATTCGATCCGTCCACCGGCGAATTCAGTAACGCTGCCGAGTGTGACCGGGTTTGATGCGTCCAGGGACAACGTTTGGTCGGCCAGGTTTAGTGGACCGTCGATCTCAATGGATTGCATCGCGCGGAGGCTGACAGCGCCGGCATCGTTCCATCGGATCGTGGTGACCGTCGATGCATCGCGAACATTCACCATGCCGCCTGAAAGCGCGCCCTCGGTCGACGACAATCTTGTTGTCGAAGTGCCGGTACCTTCGACAGTGATCGATCCGCCGCGCAGATCAAAGGCGGCGCCATCGGGAAACGCAAAGAAACCGTCAGCGGCATAATCGATGACCAAGTCGCCGCTGTTTCCGCCCGTGTCGATCAACAGGGATTGCGTGGTCGCGAGCGGTTTGGACATCAAAATCAGATTCGCCGTACTGTCGACCAATTCGACGTTTTCTCCGACCCGTCGCAGCGAGAGTTGTCCGTGCGGGGCTGAAACGGCAAAGGCGACGTCTTCGCGGATCGTGATCCGATAGTCCTCCACCTCGCCGTCGGCGGCCGGACCGGTCGGTTGCAGCCCGCCGGCCGAACTGACTCGGACGCGAGCGAACGTCTCGCCAAGCGTCATCGTCGTTGGAACGGCATAATTGAGTGTTTGCAGGCCGGCGACCACGTTCGCACTGTTGAGAATCTGCTCGTTCGGTGCCCAGATTCCATCGGCGTCGAAATCGATCCAGGCGTCGACTTTCGCTTCGCTGGCCCCTTGCAAGTCGATGTTGACCCCGGCGGTTGATTGCCCCTGTTTGAGTGTTCCGAATAACACGCCGTCTTCGTCGCTTAGGTCAGCATGGTCGTCGCCAGTTGCGTCGCTCGTGGGCGTCGCGTCGATTTCGTCATCGCGGTGGTCTCCCAATCGCGGGCCAACCGCGAGATGATTCGCACCATCGTCAGCAACTCGACTCGGGTACGGCGCCGGGGCATCTCCGAATTCGGCGCGATCGTTGTCGATCCTTCGAATCGGCAGCATCACGCTGCCTCGATAGGCGCTGTCGGCGCTAAACGTGTTGTGGGAAAGTTGCGTGTCTTGAACGCCGTTGACCAAATCATCGTCGGCGGCACTCAACCGAACGGCCTGCGGCGTGTTCCAGTTCTCTGCGTTGAAGGTCAAGAACGCGTTGCTGACTTGCGCATCATCGACCGCGCCCACTTGGGCATGGTGGCTATTCAAAAACACTTTGACGTCGGCTTGCGGTTGACTGTTCAGCGCGACCCAATACGTCGCCTGACTGCCCTCGTGAATCTCAATCGTCGGCGTTGCCGAAGAACTTTCAGTCGACGTTGCCGCCGACGCCATGACTCCAAAGTCCGTGGCATCCTGTTTGGGCGGCGGGGCAGCGGGAGCCACCG containing:
- a CDS encoding HEAT repeat domain-containing protein, which produces MTLPPVRSVAAESESDLIAVLRSDAPEAEKAVVCKKLAIEGSPAAVGELAKLLSNPRLSSWARIALEVIPGQEADEALRQATQSLDGRLLVGVINSIGVRRDAAAVGALAARLQDSDSEVASAAAVALGRIGNDAATKSLQQSLVSTSGTTRNAVAEGYLLCAERLQAEDKSGAATEIFDEIRSADLPLQRIVEATRGAILSRDQDGIPLLLETFRSNDKKLFQLALSTAREFPGGEVDLALADELTRAAPSRAALIVQAMADRPQTVVLEAVVQAARSGDKHIRLSAIDALKRVGDVSSLPVLLDIASGQDAELSQTAKDTLAEIPSDGVNARLVALLPEAEGNRYPLLIELVGRRRIDAVPDLVNALQHSDPAVRSAALIALGETVSLEKLDLLITQVLAPSRPEDVATAQQALKSASVRMPDRDACAAKLAVAMQQAPATTKTWLLETLSEVGGTTALQTLAMSAKSDDAELQDAGSRLLGKWNNLDAAPVLIDLAKTAPEEKYQVRALRGYIGLARKFNMPERDRVEMCQRALDQASRIDEQKLVLDVLKLHPSVAALKLAIQAKRIPALKEEATDATAEIAQTLRKKGVDISRILSGEGA
- a CDS encoding DUF1559 domain-containing protein encodes the protein MSSIRRAFTLVELLVVIAIIGILVGLAAPALQAMRESSRRAICQSRLTPIGMAMQSYHDRWQHFPVGTVADSGPVVSEAEGDHHNWIGRLLDLLDQPVIASQIDRSVSIYATANEPVLQLAYPGVKCPSAGHFPANASSYVGLHHPSEKAIDETDHGVFVLNLQISRDDVPDGLSNTAFVSEKLISVDDLGWLSGTRATLRNVGGGIETSEDLFGELPPMAVGSIGSRHPAGVHVLFGSGEIRFQSDQTDHRVLEQMVDRRDGGLPMQFQTLDQQRRASAQ
- a CDS encoding Gfo/Idh/MocA family protein; translated protein: MTRPTIPSPAKAPRRRFLKTAVAGAGAAIAAPTIIPGSALGLDGAVPPSERVVMGGIGIGRRGGYDLSCFLPQKDVQFIAVCDIKQKRRDEVKKIVDDHYGNQNCGTHRDFRELLDRSDIDAVLIATGPNWHATAAMMAAKAGKDMYCEKPVTKNIAQSLILAETMRRTARVFQAGTQRRNLPHFAFACELARTGKLGKLTKVYAHPMGMRALMSEWLGPEPEPDPEIVDWDMYLGPAAWRPFNPKLLDGFNFEKGGGFVGAFSGGGVLEWGSHCVDLCQWAVGDCPPPVQYDPPKDGELVARYENGTELIFREKGWIPLGSCPVRFEGESGWVEAGDSGKMVLSSPELLAGRDVAEIGGYPATFHVRDFLDCVKTRRQPKGNADAACNAHIACHAANIALYLDRQVNYDNQTHLFVNDDQANRMRSEALREPWRL